A stretch of the Notamacropus eugenii isolate mMacEug1 chromosome 2, mMacEug1.pri_v2, whole genome shotgun sequence genome encodes the following:
- the LOC140522070 gene encoding olfactory receptor 5B21-like, with the protein MALNSRDEIWASLEERHPGKLRHLPSESYESISLLGIDPFIFIPVGGGPCTLTITEASQILMESVFIYDFLLIGRRNKKESHVIGNSTEVTEFILLGLTDDPKLHLPLFLVFTFIYLLTLVGNLGMMVLIHSDSRLHTPMYFFLSNLSFVDLGYSSAVAPKVAASLYSGNKVISYSECAVQFFFFVGFATVECYLLASMAYDRHAAVCKPLYYTTTMTTGMCICLVIGSYICGFVNASIHAGDTFSLSFCNSNVVHHFFCDIPPLLALSCSDTHISELVVFFVVGFNVFFTLLVILISYLFIFIAILRMRSAEGRQKAFSTCASHLTAVFIFYGTIIFMYLQPGSSHSMDTDKIASVFYTVVIPMLNPMIYSLRNKEVKNALIKMIKQVKFSRNV; encoded by the exons ATGGCGCTTAACAGCAGAGATGAGATTTGGGCTAGTCTTGAAGAAAGG CATCCTGGAAAACTGAGACATTTGCCATCTGAGAGCTATGAATCTATCTCTTTGCTGGGCATAGATCCCTTCATTTTCATACCAGTAGGTGGAGGCCCCTGCACGTTAACCATCACAGAAGCCTCCCAAATTCTCATGGAGTCAG TCTTTATTTATGATTTTCTCCTCATAGGTAGGAGAAATAAGAAGGAGTCACATGTCATTGGAAACAGCACTGAAGTAACAGAGTTCATTCTCTTGGGACTGACAGATGATCCCAAGCTTCATCTCCCACTCTTCCTGGTGTTTACGTTCATCTATCTTCTCACCCTTGTAGGGAACTTGGGAATGATGGTGCTGATTCATTCTGACTCCCGCCTTCACACTCCAATGTACTTTTTCCTCAGTAATCTTTCCTTTGTAGATTTGGGCTACTCCTCAGCTGTAGCTCCCAAGGTGGCAGCTTCCCTCTACTCAGGGAACAAGGTTATATCCTACTCAGAGTGTGCTGTCCAGTTCTTCTTCTTTGTTGGCTTTGCCACAGTGGAATGCTACCTCTTGGCTTCCATGGCCTACGATCGCCATGCAGCTGTGTGTAAGCCCCTTTACTATACCACCACTATGACAACAGGTATGTGCATTTGCCTGGTCATTGGCTCCTACATTTGTGGTTTTGTGAATGCTTCTATCCATGCAGGAGATACCTTCAGCCTCTCCTTCTGTAACTCTAATGTGGTCCATCACTTTTTCTGTGATATCCCCCCACTCCTGGCTCTCTCTTGCTCAGACACCCACATCAGTGAGTTGGTTGTCTTCTTTGTTGTTGGTTTCAATGTCTTCTTTACTCTCCTGGTCATCTTAATCTCCTACCTGTTCATTTTCATTGCCATCCTAAGGATGCGTTCAGCTGAGGGACGCCAAAAAGCCTTCTCCACCTGTGCCTCCCACCTTACTGCTGTCTTCATTTTCTATGGGACAATCATCTTCATGTACTTACAACCTGGCTCCAGCCACTCCATGGACACTGACAAAATAGCATCTGTCTTCTACACAGTGGTGATCCCCATGTTGAACCCCATGATCTACAGCCTGAGgaacaaagaagtaaaaaatgcCCTCATCAAAATGATCAAACAGGTGAAGTTTTCTAGGAATGTTTAA